Genomic segment of Paracoccus sediminicola:
AGCACGAAAGACGGTGGGTGATAACACGAAAGATGGTGTGTAAAAGCACGAATCTCTTGACCTTGGTGTGTGAAAACACGAATGTGGGCGAATGGTGGGTGAAAACACGAACTCTCGATCTCCGCTCCTGCCGGATCGGATGCAGCAAGCGGACTTCTTTGTCTGCGACATCTTTGATGCTGCGCCTAAAGGTGACATGGCGTCGATGGAACACCCGATCTTCTCAATATCGACCAAGCCGGACCGACGGATTCGGCGGTATGAGAACGGACAGAATTTTGTTGAGATTACGCCCTCGATGAAGGGCCTGGCGACGGTCCATGACCGTGATGTGCTGATTTACTGCATCAGCCAATGCATCGCAGCGCTGAATGAAGAACGTGAGGTCAGCCCGATCATTCGCTTCAGAGCATATGACATACTGAAGGCCACTAATCGAGGAACGGACGGGCGCGGGTATGAACAGCTCAGGGCTGCCCTGGAACGTCTTCAGGGCACGGTGATCACAACCAATCTTATCACTGGCGGCAAGGAAGAGTTCGATGGCTTCGGACTGATTGACCGATTCAGGATCGTTCGTGAGACACGCGACGGACGGATGCAGGAGGTGGAAATCAGGCTTTCGGATTGGGTATTCAACGCCATCCGGCATCGTGAGGTGCTGACCTTGCACCGTGATTATTTCCGTCTGCGCAAACCGTTGGAGCGACGCATCTATGAGCTTGCCCGAAAACATTGTGGGGCAAAGCAGGAATGGAAGATCGGGCTGGCGAAGCTGCAAGCCAAGTGCGGCTCCTGCTCTACTGCAAAAGAGTTTCGCCGCCTGGTCATGAGTATCGTGCGCCAAGATGGGCAACATGCCCACATGCCTGACTACGCTGTGAGGATGGAAAACGACATGGTGATCTTCACCAACCGGCGCAGCGATCAAGCGGGAATCGCTTCCCCTACCCCCTTGCACATACGGCTCGACCCGGAAGCCTACCATGACGCGCGGGCGGTCGCGCCGGGATGGGATGTATATGTCCTCGAACAGGAATGGCGAGAGTGGATGACGGAACCGCCCCGCAACCCCAACGCCGCCTTCATCGGGTTCTGCAAGAAGGTCTTCGAGAAACGCGGCCGTCCCTAATCTGACCCGCTTTGCTTCTCTGAAAGCAACAGTTCAAGTCCCTGCCAGAGCGTGAGGTCGCGGTCCTGGCAGAATGCCCGGAATTTGTCGACAACACGTTTCGGTCCCGGAATCGAAACCTTGTCTTGGGGCTCCCTACGCTTCGGGCCGGGTTTCAGCCGTGTGGAAGCGTCCCGGCTGACAAAGCCGAGGGATTTGCCAGCCTCGACGGCCTTCTCAACAGAACCCGGTTCGGCTTTGGGCCGCGTCTTTGAAGACTCGGAGGGGTTGGGGAGGTCGATACCGCCGTCAAATCCATACTTGCTCATGCTGCTCTCTCTTTCGTGAGAGCATGAATGACAGCCTGAGCATAATCACGGGCGTTCTCAATGGCTCCGGCCACCTGCTTTAGGGCTTTGTCTGTAACAGATGCCGTCTTGCCTTGATGCTCGTTCGTAACGATGTCGGGCAATTCCGCCAGAAGCACCCCATCGCGAAAGATGCGGGTATAGGGCGCACGTTTTGCGATGCGGATCGGCAAAGTCGGGATGTTATTGATCTCCATCTCTTGCCGCACGTCGCGTTCATCCGTGGTTTGGAAGGCTGCGTTGGTTCGCGTGAACAGCAGCGAATATGCTATTGGTGCGCGGATCATGCTCGATGTGGTCTGCACAAGCCGAACGGCCGCAGCCGCCTGTCGAGCCTCCATGGGCGAACCGTCGAGCGGGATAACGCAAAGGTCCGTTCGGGAAAGCGCGAAGGTGACGACCTGATCTTTCGATCCTTCCAAGTCGATGATCAGATAATCAGCTTCGTCAGCAAGTTGATCAATCAGTTCTACCGTGTCCTCGGCCTGCGGCCGCGCATGAACAGCAAAAGGCACATCGCGTCCCGCCGCCTGCCTGCCTTCAGACCAAGCAAGAATGTTGGCATTTGGGTCAAGATCGAGAATGGACACCCGACCGCCCGAAAGGGCGATCTGTTCGGCAAGGAGCATGGCGGAAGTCGTTTTCCCCGACCCGCCTTTCGGGTTTGCGAAGGTGATTACGTACATACACACAACAATGGCAAAGTTAGAGATAAAGTCAACCCTAACTACATCTTTAACTCTAAAGTTATTTTTAACGCTGAAGCATCATGGCTTCGACCTTCCAAAGCGCAAGGCTGCATCCTGCGATCTTAGGATGGCCATGATCTCAACATTGTCGCCATCGAGCCGATAATAGATCGAATGCACCCCGCAGACGCTGCGCCGGTAGCCTTCGCGGATTTCCGGCACTTCTTGGTAGAGCAGCGGGGTCTCGCCCAGCACATCGAACCTTTCAATGATCTGCCAGAAATATGCATCAGCCCGTGCTTCGCCAAATTTTCTTACACCATACTGGTGGATACCTATCAGGTCGTCTTTCGCTTCCTCTGAAAGCCTATAAGTCCCCATTTTTGCGCAATTCTTCCTTGGATTCTTTGAGAATCTGGTCAGG
This window contains:
- the trfA gene encoding replication initiator protein A, encoding MVGENTNSRSPLLPDRMQQADFFVCDIFDAAPKGDMASMEHPIFSISTKPDRRIRRYENGQNFVEITPSMKGLATVHDRDVLIYCISQCIAALNEEREVSPIIRFRAYDILKATNRGTDGRGYEQLRAALERLQGTVITTNLITGGKEEFDGFGLIDRFRIVRETRDGRMQEVEIRLSDWVFNAIRHREVLTLHRDYFRLRKPLERRIYELARKHCGAKQEWKIGLAKLQAKCGSCSTAKEFRRLVMSIVRQDGQHAHMPDYAVRMENDMVIFTNRRSDQAGIASPTPLHIRLDPEAYHDARAVAPGWDVYVLEQEWREWMTEPPRNPNAAFIGFCKKVFEKRGRP
- a CDS encoding ParA family protein, yielding MYVITFANPKGGSGKTTSAMLLAEQIALSGGRVSILDLDPNANILAWSEGRQAAGRDVPFAVHARPQAEDTVELIDQLADEADYLIIDLEGSKDQVVTFALSRTDLCVIPLDGSPMEARQAAAAVRLVQTTSSMIRAPIAYSLLFTRTNAAFQTTDERDVRQEMEINNIPTLPIRIAKRAPYTRIFRDGVLLAELPDIVTNEHQGKTASVTDKALKQVAGAIENARDYAQAVIHALTKERAA
- a CDS encoding type II toxin-antitoxin system RelE/ParE family toxin → MGTYRLSEEAKDDLIGIHQYGVRKFGEARADAYFWQIIERFDVLGETPLLYQEVPEIREGYRRSVCGVHSIYYRLDGDNVEIMAILRSQDAALRFGRSKP